The following coding sequences are from one Novosphingobium sp. Gsoil 351 window:
- a CDS encoding type II toxin-antitoxin system RatA family toxin, which translates to MPSIRETRTLPWSAEQMFDLVADVKRYAEFLPWVVATRVRSDSETEMIADMVVGFNALREKFTSKVNKLRPEMIDVDYVDGPMKELDNKWFFRPNPDGGCTIDFCVDFTFRNSVFEALAGRYLDRAFRKMVSAFEERAAALYGSNNSSATSAA; encoded by the coding sequence TTGCCGAGCATCCGCGAAACCCGGACGCTGCCGTGGTCGGCCGAGCAGATGTTCGATCTCGTGGCGGACGTGAAGCGTTACGCGGAGTTCCTGCCGTGGGTCGTCGCCACCCGCGTGCGCAGCGACAGCGAGACCGAGATGATCGCCGACATGGTCGTCGGGTTCAACGCGTTGCGTGAGAAATTCACGTCTAAGGTCAACAAGTTGCGGCCCGAAATGATCGATGTGGATTACGTCGACGGGCCGATGAAGGAACTCGACAACAAGTGGTTCTTCCGGCCCAACCCCGATGGCGGCTGCACGATCGACTTCTGCGTCGACTTCACATTCCGCAATTCGGTATTCGAGGCGCTGGCCGGAAGGTACCTCGACCGTGCTTTCCGCAAGATGGTCTCGGCGTTCGAAGAGCGCGCCGCGGCGCTCTATGGCAGCAATAATTCCAGCGCGACCAGCGCCGCCTGA
- the lipA gene encoding lipoyl synthase: protein MNDLASAPLVASRPDNEPGRQRKPDWIRVKAPTSKGYGETRQLMRDLGLNTVCEEAACPNIGECWTKKHATVMILGDVCTRACAFCNVKTGMPRAVDSLEPEHVAVAAAKLGLEHIVITSVDRDDLPDGGAGQFVKVIEALRRTTPATTIEILTPDFRGKMRPAVEAIVAAGPDVYNHNLETVPRLYPTIRPGARYYASLRLLEEVKRHDPLVFTKSGIMLGLGEERLEVHQVMDDMRCAGIDFLTMGQYLQPTPKHTKVIDFVTPQAFSAFGAIARAKGFLQVAASPLTRSSYHAGDDFRAMRAAREAQVAKARA from the coding sequence ATGAACGATCTCGCATCCGCACCGCTCGTCGCTTCGCGACCCGACAACGAGCCTGGGCGCCAGCGCAAGCCGGACTGGATCCGGGTCAAGGCGCCGACCAGCAAGGGCTATGGCGAGACCCGCCAGTTGATGCGTGACCTGGGCCTCAACACGGTGTGCGAGGAAGCGGCCTGCCCCAATATCGGCGAGTGCTGGACCAAGAAACACGCCACGGTGATGATCCTGGGCGATGTCTGCACGCGCGCCTGCGCGTTCTGCAACGTCAAGACCGGTATGCCGCGCGCGGTGGACTCGCTGGAGCCCGAGCATGTCGCCGTGGCCGCGGCCAAGCTGGGGTTAGAGCACATCGTGATCACCTCGGTCGATCGCGACGATCTGCCCGATGGCGGCGCGGGCCAGTTCGTCAAGGTAATCGAGGCGCTGCGGCGGACCACGCCGGCAACCACCATCGAGATCCTCACGCCCGACTTCCGGGGCAAGATGCGCCCCGCGGTCGAGGCGATCGTCGCGGCGGGGCCGGACGTCTACAATCATAACCTCGAGACGGTGCCGCGGCTGTACCCGACCATCCGCCCGGGCGCGCGCTATTACGCATCGCTGCGCCTGCTCGAGGAGGTCAAGCGCCACGATCCGCTGGTCTTCACCAAGTCGGGCATCATGCTCGGGCTGGGCGAGGAGCGCCTCGAGGTTCATCAGGTGATGGACGACATGCGCTGCGCGGGAATCGATTTCCTGACGATGGGGCAGTACCTCCAGCCAACGCCGAAGCACACCAAGGTGATCGATTTCGTCACCCCGCAGGCGTTTTCGGCGTTCGGCGCGATCGCCCGCGCGAAGGGGTTCCTGCAGGTCGCGGCGAGCCCGCTGACCCGTTCGAGCTATCACGCCGGCGACGATTTCAGGGCAATGCGCGCGGCGCGGGAAGCGCAAGTGGCGAAGGCTCGGGCCTAG
- a CDS encoding carbonic anhydrase: MTIDTTPEFDHLLSGYRRFRETGWARRRERWAQLREGQQPETMIIACSDSRVDPAQIFDVDPGEMFVVRNVAAMVPPFEPVAGHHGVSAALEFAVQVLKVKELIVMGHGMCGGCRAALTQELRGAEPGEGGFIADWIAMLDEARGPIAASLGTTGRTAERAMEEAGVKVSLANLRTFPCIRRKEREGTLRLRGAFFAISDGVLHLLDEASGVFDPVT; encoded by the coding sequence ATGACGATCGACACCACCCCCGAATTCGACCATCTCTTGTCCGGCTACCGCCGCTTCCGCGAAACCGGCTGGGCGCGGCGCCGCGAGCGCTGGGCGCAACTGCGCGAAGGCCAGCAGCCCGAGACGATGATCATCGCTTGTTCGGACAGCCGGGTCGATCCCGCGCAGATCTTCGATGTCGATCCCGGCGAGATGTTCGTCGTGCGCAACGTTGCCGCGATGGTCCCGCCGTTCGAGCCGGTCGCCGGGCACCACGGCGTCTCCGCCGCGCTCGAATTCGCGGTCCAGGTGCTCAAGGTTAAGGAGTTGATCGTGATGGGCCACGGGATGTGCGGCGGCTGCCGCGCCGCGCTGACCCAGGAACTCCGCGGCGCCGAACCCGGCGAAGGCGGGTTCATCGCGGACTGGATCGCTATGCTCGACGAGGCGCGTGGGCCGATCGCCGCCTCCCTCGGCACCACCGGCCGCACCGCCGAACGCGCTATGGAGGAGGCTGGCGTAAAGGTCAGCCTTGCCAACCTGCGCACCTTTCCCTGCATCCGCCGCAAAGAGCGCGAAGGCACGCTGCGGCTTCGCGGCGCGTTTTTCGCGATTTCGGACGGGGTGCTGCACCTCCTCGACGAAGCCAGCGGAGTGTTCGATCCGGTGACCTGA
- a CDS encoding DUF4440 domain-containing protein, with protein sequence MLDKSDGGCLMLKAKPLLIAGLSGLLFACSPNAESSKPAGDSSASHELAIRKINEQWLTLIRNHDAAAVSRLYASDGAMMAPGAPIAQGQPALEKAWGGLLNTPGFGLTFKADQIVVASGGDMALDRGTYQLTLDGPKGATKDIGKYVVVWRNVEGQWKVAADIFNSDGTPPS encoded by the coding sequence ATGCTCGACAAGTCCGACGGGGGATGTCTGATGCTTAAAGCCAAGCCGCTGTTGATAGCGGGTTTGAGCGGACTGCTCTTTGCCTGCAGTCCGAACGCGGAGTCGAGCAAGCCGGCCGGAGACAGCAGCGCTTCACACGAGTTGGCCATACGCAAGATCAACGAACAGTGGCTCACGCTGATCCGCAATCACGACGCTGCCGCGGTCTCAAGATTGTACGCTTCCGACGGAGCTATGATGGCGCCTGGCGCGCCGATCGCGCAGGGCCAGCCAGCGCTGGAGAAGGCTTGGGGCGGGCTTTTGAATACTCCCGGATTTGGGCTGACGTTCAAAGCCGATCAGATCGTCGTCGCTTCGGGTGGCGACATGGCGCTGGACCGAGGCACCTACCAACTGACGCTTGACGGTCCGAAGGGAGCGACGAAGGACATCGGAAAATATGTGGTGGTCTGGCGCAATGTCGAGGGCCAGTGGAAAGTTGCCGCCGACATCTTCAACAGCGACGGCACCCCACCATCATAG
- the gyrA gene encoding DNA gyrase subunit A, whose protein sequence is MKTSYLDYAMSVIVSRALPDVRDGLKPVHRRILFASQEGGFVAGRPYRKCAKIVGDTMGNYHPHGDSSIYFALVRMAQDWSMRVPLVDGQGNFGSMDPDDPASMRYTEARLAKVSNSLLDDLDKDTVDFTENYDGSRREPTVLPARFPNLLVNGAGGIAVGMATNIPPHNLGEVIDACLATIDNPLISLDELMAIVPGPDFPTAPLILGSAGSRSAYATGRGSIIMRSRHVIEEGRGDRRSIVLTSIPFQIGKNGLVEKLAEAAKDKRIEGVSDIRDESSRMGVRVVIDLKRDATPEVVLNQVWRHSPAQSSFPANMLAIRGGRPELLSLKDILDAFIRFREEVITRRTKFELNKARDRAHLLLGLVIAVTNLDEVVKIIRGAPNPAAARAQLIAREWPVGEIAPYIRLVEAIDDSTEVDGAVYRLSELQVRAILELRLHRLTALGRDEIGGELEGLAEAIKGYLEILADRVKLYAVMRDELAAVRAAFATPRLSEIAPAWDGIEDEDLIEQEDMVVTVTLDGYIKRTALSTFRAQNRGGKGRAGMATKEEDAVGTMFVTSTHNPVLFFSTAGKVYRLKVWRLPEGGPATRGRPIVNLLPALDQGETIAAVLTLPADEAEWGDLNVVFATARGGVRRNAMDAFANIPSNGKYAMRFEEGSDDRLIGVALTEPGDDVLLATKCGKAIRFPADDVREFVSRTSTGVRGMTLKGDDEVISLSILHRVGVKDQDEREDYLRHAPWKPDRESDPAMSAERFAELAEKEQFILTVCANGYGKLSSAYEYRRTNRGGQGITNIDNIARNGPVVASFAASKDDQLMLVTDQAKLIRLPLISLRVIGRGSAGVRLFNVSDEEHVVSAVRLIDADQGEEAGEVPAATGGED, encoded by the coding sequence ATGAAGACCAGCTACCTCGATTACGCGATGAGCGTGATCGTCAGCCGCGCGCTGCCCGATGTGCGCGACGGCCTCAAGCCGGTTCACCGGCGCATCCTGTTCGCCAGCCAGGAGGGCGGTTTCGTCGCCGGGCGGCCCTATCGCAAGTGCGCCAAGATCGTCGGCGACACGATGGGCAACTATCACCCGCACGGCGACAGTTCGATCTACTTCGCGCTTGTTCGCATGGCGCAGGACTGGTCAATGCGGGTGCCGCTGGTCGATGGCCAGGGCAACTTCGGCTCGATGGATCCCGACGATCCCGCCTCGATGCGGTACACCGAGGCGCGGCTGGCGAAAGTTTCCAACAGCCTGCTCGACGATCTCGACAAGGACACCGTCGATTTCACCGAGAACTACGACGGATCGCGACGCGAGCCGACCGTGCTGCCGGCACGCTTTCCCAACCTGCTGGTCAACGGCGCGGGCGGGATCGCGGTGGGCATGGCGACCAACATCCCGCCGCACAACCTGGGCGAGGTGATCGACGCCTGCCTCGCGACGATCGACAACCCGCTGATCTCGCTAGACGAGCTGATGGCGATCGTGCCCGGCCCCGATTTCCCCACCGCACCCCTGATCCTGGGCTCGGCGGGCTCGCGCAGCGCCTATGCCACGGGCCGCGGCTCGATCATCATGCGCTCGCGCCACGTCATCGAGGAAGGCCGCGGCGATCGGCGCTCGATCGTGCTGACCAGCATCCCGTTCCAGATCGGCAAGAACGGCCTGGTCGAAAAGCTCGCCGAAGCCGCCAAGGATAAGCGGATCGAGGGCGTCTCCGACATCCGCGACGAATCGAGCCGGATGGGCGTGCGCGTGGTCATCGACCTCAAGCGCGACGCGACACCCGAGGTGGTGCTCAACCAGGTGTGGCGCCACAGCCCCGCGCAATCGAGCTTTCCCGCCAACATGCTGGCGATCCGTGGTGGACGGCCCGAGCTGCTCAGCCTCAAGGACATCCTGGACGCGTTCATCCGCTTCCGCGAGGAGGTGATCACCCGGCGCACCAAGTTCGAGCTCAACAAGGCGCGCGACCGGGCGCACCTGTTGCTGGGGCTGGTGATCGCGGTCACCAACCTCGACGAGGTGGTGAAGATTATCCGGGGCGCTCCCAATCCCGCCGCGGCGCGCGCCCAACTGATCGCGCGCGAATGGCCGGTGGGCGAGATCGCGCCGTATATCCGTCTGGTCGAGGCGATCGACGATTCCACCGAAGTCGACGGCGCGGTCTATCGCCTGTCCGAGCTTCAGGTCCGCGCAATCCTCGAGTTGCGGCTCCATCGCCTGACCGCACTGGGCCGCGACGAGATCGGCGGCGAGCTGGAAGGGCTGGCCGAGGCGATCAAGGGCTACCTCGAGATCCTTGCCGACCGGGTGAAGCTCTATGCCGTGATGCGCGACGAGCTCGCCGCGGTGCGCGCCGCCTTCGCCACGCCGCGCCTGTCCGAGATCGCCCCGGCGTGGGACGGGATCGAGGACGAGGACCTGATCGAGCAGGAGGACATGGTCGTCACGGTCACGCTCGACGGCTATATCAAGCGCACCGCGCTCTCCACATTCCGCGCTCAGAATCGCGGGGGCAAAGGCCGCGCGGGGATGGCGACCAAGGAAGAAGATGCGGTGGGGACGATGTTCGTCACCAGCACGCACAATCCAGTGCTGTTCTTCTCGACCGCGGGCAAGGTCTATCGTCTCAAGGTCTGGCGGCTGCCCGAGGGCGGCCCGGCGACGCGCGGACGTCCGATCGTCAACCTCCTCCCCGCGCTCGACCAGGGCGAGACGATCGCCGCGGTGCTCACCTTGCCTGCAGACGAGGCCGAGTGGGGCGACCTCAACGTGGTGTTCGCCACCGCCCGGGGCGGGGTCCGCCGCAACGCGATGGATGCGTTCGCCAATATCCCGAGCAACGGCAAGTATGCGATGCGCTTCGAGGAAGGGTCGGACGACCGCCTGATCGGCGTGGCGCTGACCGAACCCGGCGACGACGTGCTGCTGGCGACCAAGTGCGGCAAGGCGATCCGCTTTCCGGCGGACGATGTGCGCGAATTCGTCAGCCGCACCTCTACCGGAGTACGCGGCATGACGCTGAAGGGCGACGACGAGGTGATCTCGCTGTCGATCCTCCACCGCGTGGGCGTGAAGGACCAGGACGAACGCGAGGACTACCTGCGTCACGCCCCGTGGAAGCCCGACCGCGAAAGCGATCCGGCAATGTCCGCCGAACGCTTCGCCGAATTGGCGGAAAAGGAGCAGTTCATCCTGACGGTCTGCGCCAACGGCTATGGCAAGTTGTCGTCGGCTTATGAATACCGCCGCACCAACCGCGGTGGCCAGGGCATCACCAACATCGACAACATAGCCCGCAATGGCCCGGTGGTCGCGAGCTTCGCCGCTTCGAAGGACGATCAGCTGATGCTCGTCACCGACCAGGCCAAGCTGATTCGCCTGCCGCTGATCTCGCTGCGGGTGATAGGCCGTGGCAGCGCCGGCGTGCGGCTGTTCAATGTGTCCGACGAGGAACACGTGGTCAGCGCGGTGCGGCTGATCGATGCGGACCAAGGCGAAGAGGCGGGCGAAGTTCCGGCAGCCACCGGGGGCGAAGACTGA
- a CDS encoding TauD/TfdA family dioxygenase: protein MLRVEPSGQACGARVTGVDLAAPLSNPSVSEIRSAWLEHHVLAFPGQRMDDDALERFTQALGGFGSDPFFAPIPGRQHIAAILREADERTPLFAENWHSDWSFQAHPPAGTCLLAIEIPPKGGDTLFANQHAAWDALSPAKQAEWGDLIAIHSARLAYAPDGSYGERDKGRSMAIRPGEEARQEQTHPLVPAHPETGRRGFYSTLGYIVGIEGMDDDDAFPLLREIAAWQAREEFVYRHVWEPDMLILWDNRSLLHRATGGYQGYRRELHRTTIAAWEG, encoded by the coding sequence ATGCTGCGGGTCGAGCCTTCCGGTCAGGCCTGCGGGGCGAGGGTGACCGGGGTCGATCTGGCCGCGCCGCTGTCCAACCCAAGCGTGTCCGAAATCCGCTCTGCCTGGCTCGAGCATCATGTGCTGGCGTTCCCCGGGCAACGGATGGACGACGATGCGCTCGAGCGGTTCACGCAGGCGCTGGGCGGGTTCGGCAGCGATCCGTTCTTCGCCCCTATCCCGGGCCGGCAGCACATCGCCGCGATCCTGCGGGAGGCTGACGAGCGCACGCCCCTGTTTGCCGAAAACTGGCACAGCGATTGGAGCTTTCAGGCGCACCCGCCCGCGGGCACGTGTCTGCTGGCGATCGAGATTCCGCCCAAGGGCGGCGACACGCTGTTCGCCAACCAGCACGCCGCGTGGGACGCGTTGTCGCCCGCCAAGCAGGCCGAGTGGGGCGATCTGATCGCGATCCACTCGGCCCGCCTCGCCTATGCCCCCGACGGCTCGTACGGGGAGCGTGACAAGGGCCGCAGCATGGCGATCCGCCCCGGCGAGGAAGCACGTCAGGAACAAACCCATCCACTCGTCCCTGCCCACCCCGAGACCGGACGACGCGGGTTCTATTCAACGCTCGGCTACATCGTCGGGATCGAGGGCATGGACGACGACGACGCCTTTCCGCTCCTGCGCGAAATCGCCGCGTGGCAGGCGCGCGAAGAGTTCGTCTACCGTCACGTGTGGGAGCCGGACATGCTGATCCTGTGGGACAACCGCTCGCTGCTCCATCGGGCGACGGGAGGCTACCAGGGGTATCGTCGAGAGCTGCACCGGACGACGATCGCGGCTTGGGAGGGTTAA
- a CDS encoding lysoplasmalogenase encodes MPKRALIERRPWLLASLVAGVSFYFVKDAALAGLFKTLWKGAGVAFLAIYAARHAPGRDGKMLSAIMVFGAAGDMAIEIDLVAGAACFFVGHVIAIALYTRHRRASLTSSQQAAAVTLLLGTPLIAFLLPTDRTAAPGVALYAFALGGMAAAAWSSAFPRYRVGLGAVLFVASDLLIFSRMGPLATSALPDVLIWPLYYLGQFLICVGAVGFLRGREA; translated from the coding sequence TTGCCCAAACGCGCCCTGATCGAACGCCGACCCTGGCTGCTCGCCAGTCTGGTCGCAGGGGTATCGTTCTACTTCGTGAAGGACGCCGCCCTCGCTGGACTGTTCAAAACGCTCTGGAAAGGCGCGGGGGTCGCGTTCCTGGCGATCTACGCGGCCCGGCATGCGCCCGGCCGCGACGGCAAAATGCTCTCCGCAATCATGGTCTTCGGCGCCGCCGGCGACATGGCGATCGAGATCGATCTGGTGGCGGGAGCGGCGTGCTTCTTCGTCGGCCACGTTATCGCCATTGCGCTCTACACCCGCCACCGCCGTGCCAGTCTAACCTCCAGCCAGCAGGCCGCCGCAGTCACCCTGCTGCTCGGCACCCCGCTGATCGCGTTCCTGCTCCCCACCGACCGCACCGCCGCCCCCGGTGTGGCGCTTTACGCGTTCGCGCTGGGCGGAATGGCCGCGGCCGCCTGGTCGAGCGCCTTCCCACGCTATCGGGTGGGGCTAGGAGCGGTCCTGTTCGTCGCCTCCGACCTGCTGATCTTTTCGCGGATGGGGCCGCTCGCAACGAGCGCGCTGCCCGATGTGTTGATCTGGCCGCTGTATTACCTCGGACAGTTCCTGATCTGCGTCGGCGCTGTGGGCTTTCTGCGTGGGCGGGAGGCTTAA